From Wolbachia endosymbiont (group A) of Longitarsus flavicornis, the proteins below share one genomic window:
- a CDS encoding tetratricopeptide repeat protein codes for MLRIAQRNKVYWLHAAANATTLGPMFICMLICVVILWRSSVTYASENLEIQKAFDSIVKHIKADKKYKDLDVIERKSDKFNIKISQNSGKSFDIYSTLKKAKDSFELGDNETAISLLNQIIAKFPYHKNALIGLGNIYYANKEYKKAVEIYTRLLKEYPSNPYILKNFLTIISQYDPDLALSEMLKLYDIHKNYAPLLANLGLIYMKKEDYVKGKEYMITAISLDENNIFYTYNLAVILDKLSDFKNATIFYLKLLNMATTSKDVSEKIPLYKVTARLKFIKLHSTHPKIS; via the coding sequence GTGTTACGCATAGCTCAAAGAAATAAGGTTTACTGGTTACACGCTGCAGCCAATGCCACAACACTAGGACCTATGTTTATCTGCATGTTAATTTGCGTTGTGATTTTATGGAGGTCTTCTGTTACCTATGCTAGTGAAAATTTGGAGATACAAAAGGCCTTTGATAGTATTGTCAAGCATATAAAAGCTGATAAAAAATATAAAGATCTTGATGTTATTGAGAGAAAAAGTGACAAATTTAATATCAAAATTTCGCAGAATTCTGGCAAGAGTTTTGACATATACTCTACTTTAAAAAAAGCAAAAGATTCCTTTGAGTTAGGAGATAATGAAACAGCTATTTCTCTCCTTAATCAGATTATCGCAAAGTTTCCTTATCATAAAAATGCTTTGATTGGACTAGGGAATATTTATTACGCTAATAAAGAATACAAAAAAGCTGTAGAGATTTACACAAGACTGTTAAAAGAATACCCTAGTAACCCTTACATATTAAAAAATTTTCTGACGATAATCTCACAATATGATCCTGATCTGGCGTTGAGTGAAATGTTAAAATTGTATGATATACATAAAAATTATGCTCCTTTATTAGCAAATTTAGGTCTGATTTATATGAAAAAGGAGGATTATGTAAAAGGTAAAGAGTATATGATAACTGCTATTTCCCTTGATGAAAACAATATTTTTTATACCTATAATTTAGCTGTTATTCTAGATAAACTTTCAGATTTTAAAAATGCTACAATATTCTACTTAAAGTTGTTGAACATGGCTACAACTTCGAAAGATGTGAGTGAAAAAATACCTTTATACAAAGTGACAGCAAGACTAAAATTTATAAAACTTCACAGCACGCACCCAAAGATTTCATAA
- the petA gene encoding ubiquinol-cytochrome c reductase iron-sulfur subunit, with protein sequence MDKNLTKNKKPLANKEDKKTPPVKDLTKNKSRRDFITLTTCAMAGIGAASGLWPLVKSMNPSAEVLATSTVEVNLSGIQEGHGVKVKWQGKPVFIRRRTKQEVEVARAVNVKNLRDPQSDEQRVCEGKDEWLIMIGICTHLGCVPVDHATRDGNGWFCPCHGSYYDTSGRVIGGPAPKNMAVPDYFFPSENVVVIGKKA encoded by the coding sequence ATGGACAAAAATTTAACTAAAAATAAAAAACCACTGGCAAACAAAGAGGATAAAAAAACACCTCCTGTTAAAGATCTTACTAAAAATAAGAGTAGGAGAGATTTTATAACATTAACTACATGCGCTATGGCAGGTATAGGAGCTGCAAGTGGACTTTGGCCACTGGTTAAGTCTATGAATCCTTCTGCTGAAGTTCTAGCAACTTCCACAGTGGAGGTGAATTTGTCTGGAATTCAGGAAGGACACGGAGTAAAAGTAAAGTGGCAAGGTAAACCAGTATTCATTCGTAGACGCACAAAGCAAGAAGTTGAGGTTGCAAGAGCTGTGAATGTAAAGAACTTGAGGGATCCTCAGTCAGACGAGCAAAGAGTATGCGAAGGAAAAGACGAATGGTTAATCATGATCGGAATATGTACACATCTTGGGTGTGTACCGGTTGACCACGCTACAAGAGATGGTAATGGTTGGTTCTGTCCTTGCCACGGTTCATATTATGATACATCAGGTCGAGTAATTGGGGGTCCTGCACCGAAAAATATGGCTGTACCTGATTATTTTTTTCCCAGTGAGAATGTTGTGGTAATTGGCAAGAAGGCTTAA
- a CDS encoding DUF1284 domain-containing protein — translation MIKFRPHHFMCTLAFRGYGYSQGFVENYKKIASEVVSTQIEVVGNLDSICSACPNQTKQGKCTTQAKVLELDRRHMEILGIKIGETLTWSEAVEKIREKMSLKKFEYACEGCSWKPYGICKNALLNLQR, via the coding sequence ATGATAAAGTTTCGCCCTCATCATTTCATGTGCACCCTCGCGTTTCGGGGATATGGGTATTCTCAGGGTTTTGTAGAAAATTATAAAAAGATAGCAAGTGAAGTGGTTAGTACTCAAATCGAAGTAGTTGGCAATCTTGATAGTATTTGTAGTGCTTGCCCAAACCAGACTAAACAAGGTAAATGCACCACACAAGCTAAAGTTTTAGAGCTAGATAGAAGGCATATGGAAATTTTAGGAATTAAAATTGGCGAGACTTTGACCTGGAGTGAAGCGGTAGAAAAGATTAGAGAGAAAATGTCTTTAAAGAAATTCGAGTACGCATGTGAAGGGTGCAGCTGGAAGCCATATGGAATATGTAAAAATGCCCTTTTAAATCTACAAAGGTAG
- a CDS encoding biotin transporter BioY produces the protein MFITQSSSRSTLAEILSCILLLFLMAQISIPLQPVPITLQTLGVMLIGLKFNRRTAFYSVLTYLSLGAAGLPVLANFSGGYHIFLGPTGGYLIGCLAAVMVMSKVNELLNSKYKSFVCNSLSCLAGTVIIFICGVSWLAVYLGLRQAIMVGVLPFILPGLVKIFLLVAALQYLKK, from the coding sequence ATGTTTATAACACAATCTAGCAGTAGATCAACACTGGCTGAAATATTGTCTTGCATTTTACTTTTATTCTTGATGGCTCAAATAAGCATACCATTGCAGCCTGTGCCTATCACATTGCAAACTTTAGGAGTAATGCTTATTGGGCTTAAATTTAACCGCAGAACAGCATTCTATTCTGTGCTTACATATCTATCACTTGGTGCAGCAGGATTGCCTGTTCTTGCGAATTTTTCTGGTGGTTATCACATTTTTCTCGGACCAACAGGTGGATATTTAATTGGCTGTTTAGCTGCCGTTATGGTAATGAGCAAAGTAAATGAATTACTGAACTCTAAGTATAAATCATTTGTGTGTAACTCTTTAAGTTGTCTGGCTGGTACAGTTATAATCTTTATTTGTGGTGTTAGTTGGCTTGCTGTTTACTTGGGTCTGAGACAAGCAATAATGGTGGGTGTTTTACCATTTATCCTTCCTGGTTTGGTAAAAATTTTTCTACTTGTAGCGGCTTTGCAATATTTGAAAAAATGA
- the gyrA gene encoding DNA gyrase subunit A, which yields MQDNIVPISIVKELEDSYLSYAMSVIISRAIPDVRDGFKPVHRRILYAMSRAGFDAGKPYKKAARIVGDVMGKYHPHGDAAIYDSLVRMAQDFSLLLPLVDGQGNFGSIDGDPPASMRYTEARLQKVSHFLLNDIDEDTVDFRPNYDGNETEPVVLPAEFPNLLVNGASGVAVGMATNIPSHNLGEIIDACILYVDNPEVTLDELLEVMPGPDFPTGGTILGRSGIKSAFATGRGSIVVQGKTHIEDLPQDRQAIVIDEIPYQVNKVKLIEKIGELVKEKRIDGITEIRDESDKSGIRVVIDLRRNAEASFILNQILGLTPLRSSFSVNTLVLNNNRPALMSLKEIIAAFVDFRKEVLIRRTEFRLRKTREKAHIYIGLYIAVLSIDEVIKIIRGAKDPAEASRELLNKEWKTSNEINTIIELISDSASFLKDGVYRLTELQIKAILDMKLQRLTGLEKDKLEAELSSMINLIKEYIAFLGSEEKLMKEIKNNLQEIKNRFAVPRKTSIEESDTDIEAEDLIPQEDMVITVTMNGYIKRVKLSHYRTQRRGGKGKLGQGLKEEDVITELFVTNTHTSLLFFSNIGRVYRLKVYKLPLAEPTARGRALVNIFPLSDGETITNIMPLPSENDENQNIVFATAYGNIRRNSLADFHYIPSNGKIAIKLDEGDKLISVKVCNAIDHVFLSTRFGKSIRFVVSDVRQFKSRNSDGVRGIKLAKNDSVISMTILNGIGVATETKELYLKVPLAKRLGTAINNSIDSKLEKTLNDLGIDNELFLKLAVNEEFILTITENGFGKRTSAYEYRITNRGGVGITNILTTSRNGNVVASFPVEQGDNIMLITDKGKLIRISVNDIRIAGRSTQGVTLFKTESREKVVSVAKIEDPDSTEDSISEVENSISSQL from the coding sequence ATGCAGGATAATATAGTACCAATCTCAATAGTAAAAGAGCTGGAAGATTCTTATCTCTCCTACGCAATGAGCGTTATCATAAGCCGGGCTATACCTGACGTGCGGGATGGATTTAAACCTGTTCATAGGCGCATATTATATGCAATGTCGAGAGCTGGATTCGATGCCGGTAAGCCATATAAAAAAGCGGCTCGTATAGTTGGGGATGTAATGGGGAAATATCACCCACATGGTGATGCAGCTATTTACGATTCCTTGGTCAGGATGGCTCAAGATTTTTCTCTTCTTTTACCACTTGTTGATGGGCAAGGTAACTTTGGTTCGATAGATGGAGATCCACCAGCTTCAATGCGATACACAGAAGCAAGACTTCAAAAAGTGTCGCACTTTTTACTGAATGATATTGATGAAGATACAGTTGATTTTAGGCCAAACTACGATGGAAATGAAACAGAGCCTGTTGTGTTGCCTGCAGAGTTTCCGAATCTATTGGTAAACGGTGCAAGTGGTGTTGCAGTTGGTATGGCAACCAATATTCCTTCTCATAATCTTGGAGAAATAATAGATGCTTGTATATTATATGTAGATAATCCTGAAGTTACTTTGGATGAGTTACTTGAAGTGATGCCAGGGCCGGATTTCCCAACTGGGGGAACAATTCTTGGAAGGTCTGGAATAAAATCAGCATTTGCAACTGGTCGTGGATCAATTGTTGTGCAAGGCAAGACTCACATAGAAGACCTGCCACAAGATAGGCAAGCAATAGTGATTGATGAAATACCTTATCAGGTAAATAAAGTAAAATTAATTGAGAAGATAGGTGAGCTTGTAAAAGAAAAAAGAATTGATGGTATAACAGAAATTAGGGATGAGTCCGATAAGTCTGGTATTAGAGTAGTAATTGACCTCAGAAGAAATGCTGAAGCAAGTTTTATACTTAATCAAATATTGGGACTAACTCCACTAAGAAGTAGTTTTAGTGTTAACACTTTAGTACTCAATAACAACAGGCCTGCTTTGATGTCGTTAAAAGAAATCATAGCTGCTTTTGTTGATTTTAGAAAAGAAGTACTAATTCGAAGAACAGAATTTCGTCTAAGAAAAACGAGAGAAAAAGCTCATATATATATAGGGCTCTACATTGCGGTTCTCAGCATAGATGAAGTGATAAAAATCATCCGCGGTGCAAAAGATCCTGCGGAAGCAAGTAGAGAACTTTTAAATAAAGAATGGAAAACTTCGAATGAAATCAACACTATTATTGAGTTGATTTCAGATAGCGCAAGCTTTTTGAAAGATGGAGTGTATAGATTAACTGAGCTACAAATTAAAGCTATCCTTGATATGAAACTGCAGCGTTTAACAGGCCTTGAAAAAGACAAATTAGAAGCTGAGCTAAGTTCAATGATCAACCTGATAAAAGAATATATCGCTTTTCTTGGCTCAGAAGAGAAGTTGATGAAAGAAATAAAAAACAATCTACAAGAAATAAAGAACAGATTTGCTGTGCCGCGAAAAACTTCAATAGAGGAATCAGATACGGACATTGAAGCTGAAGATCTCATTCCACAAGAGGATATGGTGATAACCGTAACTATGAATGGTTATATCAAGCGTGTGAAACTTTCTCACTACAGAACTCAGCGTCGTGGTGGAAAAGGAAAGCTAGGACAGGGATTAAAAGAAGAAGATGTAATTACAGAATTATTTGTGACAAATACTCACACTAGCCTCTTATTCTTTTCTAATATTGGCCGAGTCTATAGATTAAAGGTTTATAAGTTGCCTCTTGCAGAACCAACTGCACGTGGAAGAGCGCTTGTTAACATATTTCCGCTTAGCGATGGTGAAACTATAACTAATATAATGCCGTTGCCAAGTGAAAATGACGAAAATCAAAACATAGTTTTTGCTACTGCCTATGGAAACATAAGGCGTAACTCTTTAGCGGACTTTCACTATATTCCAAGCAATGGAAAAATAGCAATAAAGCTCGATGAAGGAGACAAATTAATATCGGTTAAAGTATGCAATGCAATTGATCATGTTTTTCTTTCAACAAGATTCGGCAAAAGTATCAGATTTGTTGTAAGTGATGTGCGTCAATTTAAGAGTCGCAATTCAGATGGCGTAAGAGGTATCAAACTTGCAAAGAATGACAGCGTGATATCCATGACCATATTAAATGGGATAGGTGTAGCAACAGAAACAAAAGAACTTTACTTAAAAGTTCCACTTGCAAAAAGACTGGGAACTGCAATTAATAACTCCATTGATTCTAAATTGGAAAAGACTTTAAATGATTTAGGAATAGATAACGAATTATTCTTAAAACTTGCAGTGAATGAGGAGTTTATATTAACTATTACCGAAAATGGCTTTGGTAAAAGAACTTCTGCGTATGAGTATAGAATAACTAACAGGGGTGGTGTTGGTATCACCAATATTCTTACTACTAGCAGAAACGGTAATGTTGTTGCTAGTTTTCCAGTTGAGCAGGGTGATAATATAATGCTTATTACAGATAAAGGAAAGTTAATTCGTATTTCAGTAAATGATATCAGAATTGCAGGGCGTAGCACTCAAGGAGTCACTCTGTTTAAAACAGAGAGTAGAGAAAAGGTGGTCTCAGTAGCGAAAATTGAAGATCCTGATTCCACTGAAGATAGTATTTCTGAAGTTGAAAACTCTATCTCTTCTCAACTGTAG
- a CDS encoding IS5 family transposase (programmed frameshift): MRSLYPSNISRERFEIILPDLESCRKKTKPRKLDLYDVFCGVLYVLKSVCQWRMLPKEFPKWRNCYDYFKKWSEKPDANKESVLELVLKKIVGVVRQNNGRKEKTSFCIIDAQSVKNADTAEEKGYDAGKKISGIKRHIAVDTQGLPHAIYVTTAEITDRSSAVRMVENAKENLSGVKNVLVDAGYTGENFATQIKATIGATVEVIKRSELHTFAVLPKRWVVERSFAWLEKCRRLWKNCERKLNTSLQMVVLAFTALFLKRL; the protein is encoded by the exons ATGAGGAGTTTATACCCAAGTAATATAAGTCGGGAAAGATTTGAGATTATATTACCAGATCTAGAGTCCTGTAGAAAAAAAACAAAACCAAGAAAACTTGATTTGTATGATGTATTTTGTGGAGTGTTATACGTTCTGAAAAGCGTTTGTCAGTGGAGAATGCTACCAAAAGAGTTTCCAAAATGGCGCAATTGTTACGACTATTTTAAGAAGTGGAGTGAAAAACCAGATGCAAATAAAGAAAGTGTTCTGGAGCTGGTGTTA AAAAAAATAGTTGGCGTAGTCCGACAAAACAATGGTCGGAAAGAAAAAACCAGCTTCTGCATAATTGATGCACAGAGTGTAAAAAATGCAGATACTGCTGAAGAAAAAGGCTACGATGCAGGCAAAAAGATTTCAGGAATAAAACGCCATATTGCAGTAGATACGCAAGGTTTGCCACATGCAATTTATGTAACAACAGCAGAGATAACTGACCGTAGCAGTGCTGTGAGAATGGTAGAAAATGCAAAAGAAAACCTCTCGGGAGTTAAAAATGTACTGGTTGATGCAGGCTATACGGGAGAGAATTTTGCAACACAAATAAAAGCAACTATTGGTGCAACTGTTGAGGTAATAAAACGCAGTGAATTACATACCTTTGCTGTATTGCCAAAAAGATGGGTTGTAGAGCGTTCTTTTGCTTGGTTGGAAAAATGTAGACGGTTATGGAAAAATTGCGAGCGTAAACTCAACACCAGCTTGCAAATGGTAGTTCTTGCTTTCACTGCTTTGTTCCTCAAAAGATTATGA